A window of Aeromicrobium sp. Root236 contains these coding sequences:
- the hemE gene encoding uroporphyrinogen decarboxylase, producing MTATLTDSDFLRAARRDQPARTPVWFMRQAGRALPEYLAIREGVPMLESCFRTDMVVEITMQPVRRYGVDAAVFYSDIVVPLKAIGVDLDIVPGTGPVVADPIRSKAQLDQFRDLEADDVTPITDAVTALVGELGATPLIGFAGAPFTLASYLVEGGPSRDHRLTKQLMYSDPELWHALLSRVAAIAGQFLRLQVQAGASAIQLFDSWAGALSLADYETYVKPHSAAVLAAVADLDVPRIHFGVGTGELLHAMGDAGADVVGVDWRVPLDEAVRRIGPGKAVQGNLDPAAVFAPTEFLHARAAEVIEAGHAAEGHIFNLGHGVTPAMDPDALTRLVDFVHAYEPQS from the coding sequence GTGACTGCAACCCTGACTGACAGCGACTTCCTGCGGGCCGCCCGTCGCGACCAACCCGCCCGCACGCCGGTGTGGTTCATGCGCCAGGCCGGGCGCGCGCTGCCGGAGTACCTCGCGATCCGCGAAGGCGTCCCGATGCTCGAGTCGTGCTTCCGCACCGACATGGTCGTCGAGATCACGATGCAGCCCGTACGCCGCTACGGCGTCGACGCCGCGGTCTTCTACTCCGACATCGTCGTGCCCCTCAAGGCGATCGGCGTCGACCTCGACATCGTGCCCGGCACCGGACCGGTCGTCGCCGATCCGATCCGTTCGAAGGCCCAGCTCGACCAGTTCCGCGATCTCGAGGCCGACGACGTCACGCCGATCACCGACGCCGTCACCGCGCTCGTCGGAGAGCTGGGAGCCACGCCTCTGATCGGCTTCGCCGGTGCGCCGTTCACCCTCGCGTCCTACCTCGTCGAGGGCGGTCCCTCGCGTGACCACCGGCTGACCAAGCAGCTCATGTACTCCGACCCGGAGCTGTGGCACGCGCTCCTGAGCCGCGTCGCGGCGATCGCCGGGCAGTTCCTGCGGCTGCAGGTCCAGGCCGGCGCCTCGGCGATCCAGCTGTTCGACTCGTGGGCCGGCGCGCTCTCACTCGCCGACTACGAGACGTACGTGAAGCCGCACTCGGCCGCGGTGCTCGCAGCGGTCGCCGACCTCGACGTCCCCCGCATCCACTTCGGCGTCGGCACGGGTGAGCTGCTGCACGCCATGGGCGACGCCGGCGCTGACGTCGTCGGCGTCGACTGGCGGGTCCCGCTCGACGAGGCCGTGCGCCGCATCGGTCCCGGCAAGGCGGTGCAGGGCAACCTCGATCCGGCGGCGGTGTTCGCGCCGACAGAGTTCCTGCACGCTCGCGCAGCCGAGGTCATCGAGGCTGGACACGCGGCCGAGGGTCACATCTTCAACCTCGGGCACGGCGTGACGCCGGCGATGGACCCCGACGCGCTCACCCGGCTCGTCGACTTCGTCCACGCCTACGAGCCCCAGAGCTGA
- the efeU gene encoding iron uptake transporter permease EfeU, protein MFANLLIGLREGLEASLIVSILIAYLVKTKRRHEIRYVWLGVAAAIVLVVAVFTFVTIAFESLSFRAQEGVGGTLSILAAGLVTWMIFWMRRTARGLKKELEGEMASAVALGNGAIALVAFLTVGREGLETAAIMWSTIANAYSPQPFIGATLGFIIAILLGIGIYRGAIKVNLGKFFTITGFLLIIVAAGVLAYGVYDLQEAGFLPRLTGDVGSISHLGNAIFDISSTIPKDSWYGTLLKGTVNFQPDPSWLQGICWAAYLGVILPLYLRKPAASPAPAAQPTSTSARL, encoded by the coding sequence GTGTTCGCCAACCTCCTGATCGGTCTCCGCGAGGGCCTCGAAGCCAGCCTGATCGTCAGCATCCTGATCGCGTACCTCGTCAAGACCAAGCGTCGTCACGAGATCCGCTACGTGTGGCTCGGAGTCGCCGCCGCGATCGTCCTCGTCGTCGCGGTCTTCACGTTCGTCACGATCGCGTTCGAGTCGCTGTCGTTCCGCGCGCAGGAGGGCGTGGGTGGCACGCTGTCGATCCTCGCCGCGGGCCTGGTGACCTGGATGATCTTCTGGATGCGTCGCACGGCTCGCGGCCTCAAGAAGGAGCTCGAGGGCGAGATGGCCTCGGCCGTCGCGCTCGGCAACGGTGCCATCGCGCTCGTCGCGTTCCTCACCGTCGGCCGCGAAGGGCTGGAGACCGCGGCGATCATGTGGAGCACGATCGCCAACGCCTACTCGCCGCAGCCGTTCATCGGCGCCACGCTCGGCTTCATCATCGCGATCCTGCTCGGCATCGGCATCTACCGCGGCGCGATCAAGGTCAACCTCGGCAAGTTCTTCACGATCACCGGCTTCCTGCTGATCATCGTGGCAGCGGGCGTGCTGGCGTACGGCGTGTACGACCTCCAGGAGGCCGGCTTCCTGCCCCGCCTGACCGGCGACGTCGGCAGCATCAGCCACCTGGGCAACGCGATCTTCGACATCTCGTCGACGATCCCCAAGGACAGCTGGTACGGCACGCTGCTCAAGGGCACCGTCAACTTCCAGCCCGATCCGTCGTGGCTGCAGGGCATCTGCTGGGCGGCGTATCTCGGTGTCATCCTGCCGCTCTACCTGCGCAAGCCCGCAGCGTCGCCCGCCCCGGCGGCTCAGCCGACGAGCACGTCCGCGCGCCTGTAG
- the hemQ gene encoding hydrogen peroxide-dependent heme synthase — MSERVENKGKLAKEINDTIRYTMWSVFRLERPLGDAPRAAFAAEVDELIGKLAGDDVVVRGTYDVSGLRADADLMIWWHAPTSDALQAAYNAFRRTELGSHMAPVWSQLALHRPAEFNRSHIPAFMAEEETHPYVCVYPFVRSYEWYLLPDEERRDMLREHGMQARDYPDVRANTVASFALGDYEWILAFEADELHRIVDLMRELRASRARRHVREEVPFYTGRAHTVSELTDLWP; from the coding sequence ATGAGCGAGCGCGTGGAGAACAAGGGCAAGCTGGCCAAGGAGATCAACGACACGATCCGCTACACGATGTGGTCGGTGTTCCGCCTCGAGCGTCCGCTCGGCGACGCTCCTCGTGCCGCGTTCGCTGCCGAGGTCGACGAGCTCATCGGCAAGCTCGCCGGCGACGACGTCGTGGTCCGCGGGACGTACGACGTCAGCGGTCTGCGCGCGGACGCCGACCTGATGATCTGGTGGCACGCGCCGACGAGCGACGCCCTGCAGGCGGCCTACAACGCGTTCCGGCGCACCGAGCTCGGCTCGCACATGGCGCCGGTCTGGTCGCAGCTGGCCCTGCACCGGCCCGCGGAGTTCAACCGGTCGCACATCCCGGCGTTCATGGCCGAGGAGGAGACGCACCCCTACGTCTGCGTCTATCCGTTCGTCCGCTCGTACGAGTGGTACCTCCTGCCTGACGAGGAGCGCCGCGACATGCTGCGCGAGCACGGCATGCAGGCGCGCGACTACCCGGACGTACGCGCCAACACCGTCGCGTCGTTCGCCCTCGGCGACTACGAGTGGATCCTTGCGTTCGAGGCCGACGAGCTGCACCGCATCGTCGACCTCATGCGTGAGTTGCGGGCCAGCCGCGCCCGGCGCCACGTACGCGAGGAAGTCCCGTTCTACACCGGCCGGGCCCACACCGTCAGCGAGCTCACCGACCTCTGGCCGTGA
- a CDS encoding aldo/keto reductase — protein MSSQRTLGSSDITVSTVGVGCNAFGTRIDAEQTRAVVDAAFEHGITFFDTADVYGTGQSEQLLGEALQGRRDEVVIATKFGMDMQGVNGDDSGRRGAPAYVRTAVEASLKRLGTDHIDLYQLHTPDPSTPVEETLGAMTELVKEGKVRAIGSSNLQAWQAVDADWVSRTKGLERFVTAQNEYSLYNRTAETELVPACLELGVGVLPYFPLAYGLLTGKYQREQQAPEGTRLAVQSERLATADWDRIEALEAFAKARGISILELAIGGLAAQPAVSSVIAGATKPEQIAANAAAGEWTPTAEDLDELSEIGRPAQSYTTFAPRR, from the coding sequence ATGAGCAGCCAGCGAACCCTTGGATCCAGCGACATCACCGTCTCGACCGTGGGTGTGGGGTGCAACGCGTTCGGCACCCGCATCGACGCGGAGCAGACCAGAGCGGTCGTCGACGCCGCGTTCGAGCACGGCATCACGTTCTTCGACACCGCTGACGTGTACGGCACCGGGCAGAGCGAGCAGCTGCTCGGCGAGGCACTCCAGGGTCGCCGCGACGAGGTCGTCATCGCGACCAAGTTCGGCATGGACATGCAGGGCGTCAACGGTGACGACAGCGGCCGGCGGGGCGCTCCCGCGTACGTGCGGACGGCCGTCGAGGCGAGCCTGAAGCGGCTCGGCACCGACCACATCGACCTCTACCAGCTGCACACGCCGGACCCGTCCACGCCGGTCGAGGAGACGCTCGGGGCCATGACCGAGCTGGTCAAGGAGGGCAAGGTCCGCGCGATCGGCAGTTCCAACCTGCAGGCCTGGCAGGCGGTCGACGCCGACTGGGTGTCCCGCACCAAGGGGCTCGAGCGGTTCGTGACGGCGCAGAACGAGTACTCGCTCTACAACCGCACGGCCGAGACCGAGCTCGTCCCCGCCTGCCTCGAGCTGGGCGTCGGGGTGCTGCCCTACTTCCCGCTCGCGTACGGCTTGCTGACCGGCAAGTACCAGCGCGAGCAGCAGGCTCCGGAGGGCACGCGGCTGGCAGTCCAGTCCGAACGCCTTGCGACGGCCGACTGGGACCGCATCGAGGCGCTCGAGGCCTTCGCGAAGGCACGCGGCATCTCGATCCTCGAGCTCGCGATCGGCGGGCTCGCGGCGCAGCCTGCGGTGTCCAGCGTCATCGCCGGTGCCACGAAGCCTGAGCAGATCGCGGCCAACGCGGCTGCCGGCGAGTGGACCCCGACCGCCGAGGACCTCGACGAGCTGTCGGAGATCGGGCGTCCCGCCCAGTCCTACACGACGTTCGCGCCGCGGCGCTGA
- a CDS encoding AraC family transcriptional regulator produces MDVITRLLLEMRSNGALFDRDVLSGPWSVRFEDTSGLTLVTLLHGSGWVHVGAEPPVPIAAKDFVVLVGAEDVVVSDQELCGGDPTVMVTGVHECRDHRGIDVADDVRLGSHVLDEPGAGTAAMLTGRYQVRGRLSDRLLSALPTVLVVPGDGRPCPILDLTVDELRRAGPGSQAILDRLLDVLMLTALRDWLELNESPAPAWYQALADPVVGPPMKAMHDQPAAAWTVEQMARIAGVSRATFSRRFSELVGETPMAYLNGWRLAVAADLLARGGSTVDAVAREVGYANGYALSVAFKRVYGLRPSDYRRADVLVG; encoded by the coding sequence GTGGACGTGATCACCCGACTGCTGCTGGAGATGCGGTCCAACGGTGCGTTGTTCGACCGGGACGTGCTGTCCGGCCCGTGGTCGGTGCGTTTCGAGGACACCTCCGGCCTGACCCTGGTGACCTTGCTGCACGGCAGCGGGTGGGTGCATGTCGGCGCCGAGCCGCCGGTGCCGATCGCGGCCAAGGACTTCGTGGTCCTGGTCGGCGCCGAGGACGTCGTCGTGAGCGACCAGGAGCTCTGCGGCGGCGATCCGACCGTCATGGTGACGGGCGTCCACGAGTGCCGCGACCACCGAGGGATCGACGTCGCGGACGACGTGAGACTCGGGTCGCACGTGCTGGACGAGCCGGGAGCGGGGACCGCAGCGATGCTCACTGGGCGCTACCAGGTGCGTGGCCGGCTGTCCGACCGGCTGCTGTCGGCGCTCCCGACGGTGCTCGTCGTGCCCGGCGACGGCCGCCCGTGCCCCATCCTCGACCTCACGGTGGACGAGCTGCGTCGTGCTGGTCCCGGCAGCCAGGCGATTCTCGACCGGCTGCTCGACGTCCTCATGCTGACCGCGCTGCGCGACTGGCTCGAGCTCAACGAAAGCCCGGCGCCTGCGTGGTACCAGGCGCTGGCCGATCCGGTCGTCGGGCCGCCGATGAAGGCGATGCACGACCAGCCGGCGGCGGCATGGACGGTCGAGCAGATGGCCCGCATCGCCGGAGTCTCGCGGGCGACCTTCTCCCGACGGTTCAGCGAGCTGGTGGGGGAGACGCCGATGGCCTACCTCAACGGTTGGCGGCTCGCCGTCGCTGCGGATCTGCTGGCGCGGGGCGGATCGACCGTCGACGCGGTGGCCCGCGAGGTCGGATATGCCAACGGCTACGCGTTGAGCGTCGCGTTCAAGCGGGTCTACGGCCTGCGGCCGTCGGACTACAGGCGCGCGGACGTGCTCGTCGGCTGA
- the hemG gene encoding protoporphyrinogen oxidase, whose amino-acid sequence MRVAVVGGGMSGLAAAYELVDGGAEVVVLEGSDRLGGKLKLGSVGDLTLDLGAESMLARRPEALDLVHAVGLDERVVNPRTITASIWTHGALRAMPPTVMGIPADLDALAASGIAGVDPHVVPVPDEDVSVASFVSERLGRDVLDRLVEPLLGGVYAGHTDALSLRATTPQIAALGPDLLAGATTARAAANATGPVFAGLVGGVGQLPAAISATPGIEVCLNATVRAVTRTSEGWRLSVGPTTDVEHLDVDAVVVAAPAPAAARLIAEDAPDAAFALAAIEYASMAIVTYVFDEPPAFGGSGFLVPPVDHTFIKAATVSSNKWEWVADTGRTVIRASVGRAGEATLLQHDDGDIAARALADLRTAFGGLPDPLDQVVQRWGGGLPQYDVGHLDRVAIVERSIAAVPGLEVCGAAYNGVGIPAVIASGRAAARRILDAGTIGS is encoded by the coding sequence ATGCGCGTAGCGGTCGTCGGCGGTGGCATGTCCGGTCTCGCCGCCGCGTACGAGCTCGTCGACGGCGGCGCCGAGGTCGTCGTGCTGGAGGGGTCCGACCGCCTGGGCGGCAAGCTCAAGCTCGGCTCCGTCGGCGACCTGACGCTCGACCTCGGTGCCGAGTCGATGCTCGCGCGGCGGCCTGAGGCGCTCGACCTGGTGCACGCCGTCGGCCTCGACGAGCGAGTCGTCAACCCGCGTACGATCACGGCGTCGATCTGGACTCATGGGGCGCTCCGGGCCATGCCGCCGACGGTCATGGGCATTCCGGCCGACCTCGATGCCCTCGCCGCATCGGGCATCGCTGGAGTCGACCCTCATGTCGTGCCGGTGCCCGACGAGGACGTCTCCGTCGCGTCGTTCGTCAGCGAGCGCCTCGGCCGCGACGTGCTCGACCGGCTCGTCGAGCCGCTGCTCGGTGGGGTCTACGCCGGGCACACCGATGCGCTGTCGCTGCGGGCGACCACGCCGCAGATCGCCGCGCTGGGTCCGGACCTGCTGGCCGGCGCCACGACGGCGCGAGCAGCCGCAAACGCGACGGGCCCGGTCTTCGCGGGTCTCGTCGGGGGAGTCGGCCAGCTGCCGGCCGCCATCTCTGCGACGCCCGGCATCGAGGTATGCCTCAACGCCACGGTGCGTGCCGTCACGCGTACGTCCGAGGGTTGGCGGCTCTCGGTCGGGCCGACCACCGACGTCGAGCACCTCGACGTCGACGCGGTCGTGGTCGCTGCCCCGGCGCCGGCCGCCGCTCGCCTGATCGCGGAGGACGCGCCCGACGCCGCGTTCGCGCTCGCCGCGATCGAGTACGCCAGCATGGCGATCGTCACGTACGTCTTCGACGAGCCCCCCGCGTTCGGCGGCTCGGGCTTCCTGGTCCCGCCGGTCGACCACACGTTCATCAAGGCCGCCACGGTTTCGTCCAACAAGTGGGAGTGGGTCGCCGACACCGGTCGCACGGTCATCCGCGCCTCGGTCGGCCGGGCCGGCGAGGCGACGCTGCTGCAGCACGACGACGGCGACATCGCCGCCCGCGCTCTGGCCGACCTGCGCACGGCGTTCGGCGGCCTGCCGGATCCACTCGACCAGGTCGTCCAGCGCTGGGGCGGTGGCCTCCCGCAGTACGACGTCGGGCACCTCGACCGCGTCGCCATCGTCGAGCGCTCCATCGCCGCTGTGCCGGGGCTCGAGGTCTGCGGCGCCGCCTACAACGGCGTCGGCATCCCGGCCGTCATCGCCTCGGGCCGGGCGGCTGCGCGACGCATCCTCGACGCTGGGACAATTGGGTCATGA
- a CDS encoding DUF3000 domain-containing protein: MGARSDIDRTPAQFTAAVELIRQAVLRPEVVVDEMPAPQRIAPHAFAISGDVLVGDDELATGRFILLHDPAGNDAWGGTFRCVTFARADIDADMAADPVLPSVGWSWLTEALEAYGSGYTAGSGSVTVVRSEGFGEMEADGSDAQIEVRASWTPLTEAPTPGMDSHAAAWSNLLCAIAGLPPLAPGVIPLPRRRGVR, encoded by the coding sequence GTGGGAGCCCGAAGCGACATCGACCGCACCCCCGCGCAGTTCACCGCTGCGGTGGAGCTCATACGCCAAGCCGTCCTTCGACCCGAGGTCGTGGTCGACGAGATGCCCGCGCCCCAACGCATCGCCCCGCACGCGTTCGCGATCAGCGGTGACGTGCTGGTGGGCGACGACGAGCTGGCCACCGGACGCTTCATCCTGTTGCACGACCCTGCCGGAAACGACGCCTGGGGCGGTACGTTCCGTTGTGTGACGTTCGCCCGTGCTGACATCGACGCCGACATGGCAGCCGATCCCGTGCTGCCCAGCGTCGGCTGGAGCTGGCTGACCGAGGCGCTCGAGGCCTACGGCAGCGGCTACACGGCCGGCAGCGGGAGCGTCACGGTCGTACGCTCCGAGGGCTTCGGCGAGATGGAGGCCGACGGGTCCGACGCACAGATCGAGGTCCGCGCGTCGTGGACGCCGCTGACCGAGGCCCCGACGCCGGGCATGGACTCGCACGCCGCTGCGTGGTCCAACCTGTTGTGCGCCATCGCCGGGCTGCCCCCGCTGGCCCCCGGCGTCATCCCCCTACCGCGCAGGCGTGGTGTCCGTTGA
- a CDS encoding NADP-dependent oxidoreductase: MTNDIARSANPSTIPATSREIRLASRPEGPPTAETYELVEAEVPALRPGQVLVRNTLMSVDPYMRGRMNEGPSYIAPFAVGEPLEGSAAGQVVASADADIPVGAEVVHFAGWRELSVLDRGAATVIDTSSAPASAYLGPLGTTGLTAYLALTRFAPVEAGETVFVSAAAGAVGSVAGQIARLLGAGRVVGSAGGAEKARRLVDDFGFDAAIDHRAGDLPGQLAAAAPGGIDVYLDSVGGDHLEAAIGAMRDHGRIALVGAISGYNSDDQVPGPRNLYEAVKKRITLRGMIVSDHFDAFPEYLEHAVPWLASGQLRTAETVVEGLERAPEALLGVLDGTNVGKMLVRIS; encoded by the coding sequence ATGACCAACGACATCGCCAGATCCGCTAACCCGTCCACCATCCCCGCCACGTCGCGTGAGATCCGGCTGGCCTCCCGTCCCGAGGGACCGCCGACGGCCGAGACGTACGAGCTCGTCGAGGCCGAGGTGCCGGCCCTTCGACCCGGCCAGGTCCTCGTGCGCAACACCCTCATGTCCGTCGATCCCTACATGCGGGGCCGCATGAACGAAGGACCGTCCTACATCGCGCCGTTCGCGGTCGGCGAGCCCCTCGAGGGCAGCGCTGCCGGCCAGGTCGTCGCCTCCGCGGATGCCGACATCCCGGTCGGCGCCGAGGTCGTGCACTTCGCCGGGTGGCGTGAGCTGTCGGTGCTCGACCGCGGCGCGGCCACCGTCATCGACACCTCGTCGGCCCCGGCGAGCGCCTACCTCGGCCCGCTCGGCACGACCGGCCTGACGGCCTACCTCGCCCTGACGCGCTTCGCGCCGGTCGAGGCCGGCGAGACGGTCTTCGTGTCCGCAGCGGCCGGAGCCGTGGGCAGCGTGGCCGGGCAGATCGCCCGGCTCCTCGGTGCGGGGAGAGTCGTCGGCTCGGCCGGCGGTGCCGAGAAGGCCCGCCGGCTGGTCGACGACTTCGGTTTCGACGCCGCCATCGACCACCGGGCCGGAGACCTGCCGGGACAGCTCGCGGCCGCGGCGCCGGGCGGCATCGACGTCTACCTCGACAGCGTCGGCGGCGACCACCTCGAGGCGGCGATCGGAGCCATGCGCGACCACGGGCGCATCGCGCTCGTGGGTGCGATCAGCGGCTACAACTCCGACGACCAGGTTCCAGGGCCCCGCAACCTCTACGAGGCGGTCAAGAAGCGCATCACCCTCCGAGGAATGATCGTCTCCGACCACTTCGACGCGTTCCCGGAGTACCTCGAGCACGCTGTCCCCTGGCTCGCATCGGGACAGCTGCGCACCGCCGAGACGGTGGTCGAGGGGCTCGAGCGCGCGCCGGAGGCACTGCTCGGCGTCCTCGACGGGACGAACGTCGGCAAGATGCTCGTCCGCATCAGCTGA
- a CDS encoding ribonuclease D encodes MTPADQTTPDEIPTDAIADETPEPVTPQAPRLELRDPLPPVVDTPELLRDTCERIAAGTGPIALDAERASGYRYSQRAYLVQVRREGSGTHLIDPTAFDSLVPLDTAFDGNEWILHAATQDLMCLAEVGLYPESLFDTELAGRLLNLPRVGLAALVEHYLGLSLAKEFSAADWSTRPLPEPWLVYAALDVEVLIELRDLIDADLQKAGKREWAAEEFEALLSFQGPPERKEPWRRTSGIHKARGRRALGLVREIWETRDAIAEARDTTPGRILPDTSILEIAVNPPQDANALKSMRIMKNRGPRRFLSEWYDAVERGLTLDESELPTTGQRTDGPPPPRAWADKNPDAADRLARSREVVVELAEKHDLPTENLISPQLVRNLAWEPPTPITVDTVTEALAADGARAWQIGLIVDPLTHALRAESV; translated from the coding sequence TTGACTCCTGCTGACCAGACCACCCCCGACGAGATCCCGACCGACGCCATCGCAGACGAGACGCCGGAGCCGGTCACACCACAAGCACCGCGCCTCGAGCTCCGCGACCCGCTGCCGCCGGTCGTCGACACCCCCGAGCTGCTCCGCGACACCTGCGAGCGCATCGCGGCCGGCACCGGCCCGATCGCCCTCGATGCCGAGCGCGCGTCCGGCTACCGCTACTCGCAGCGCGCCTACCTCGTGCAGGTACGCCGCGAGGGCTCGGGCACGCACCTCATCGACCCCACGGCGTTCGACAGCCTCGTGCCCCTCGACACCGCCTTCGACGGCAACGAGTGGATCCTGCACGCGGCGACGCAGGACCTCATGTGCCTCGCCGAGGTCGGGCTCTATCCCGAGTCGCTGTTCGACACCGAGCTCGCCGGGCGGCTGCTCAACCTGCCGCGCGTGGGCCTCGCCGCCCTCGTGGAGCACTACCTAGGCCTGAGCCTGGCCAAGGAGTTCTCCGCGGCGGACTGGTCGACCCGTCCCCTTCCCGAGCCGTGGCTCGTCTACGCCGCCCTCGACGTCGAGGTGCTGATCGAGCTCCGCGACCTGATCGACGCCGACCTCCAGAAGGCCGGCAAGCGTGAGTGGGCGGCCGAGGAGTTCGAGGCGCTGCTGTCGTTCCAGGGCCCGCCCGAGCGCAAGGAGCCCTGGCGTCGTACGTCGGGCATCCACAAGGCACGCGGCCGCCGGGCGCTGGGCCTGGTCCGTGAGATCTGGGAGACCCGCGACGCGATCGCCGAGGCCCGCGACACCACACCGGGACGCATCCTGCCGGACACCTCGATCCTCGAGATCGCGGTCAATCCCCCGCAGGACGCCAACGCGCTCAAGTCGATGCGCATCATGAAGAATCGCGGCCCGCGTCGGTTCCTGAGCGAGTGGTACGACGCGGTCGAACGCGGCCTGACGCTCGACGAGTCCGAGCTCCCGACGACCGGACAACGCACGGACGGCCCGCCGCCGCCGCGCGCCTGGGCCGACAAGAATCCCGACGCCGCCGACCGGCTCGCCCGCAGCCGTGAGGTCGTCGTCGAGCTGGCCGAGAAGCACGACCTGCCGACCGAGAACCTCATCAGCCCCCAGCTCGTACGCAACCTCGCGTGGGAGCCGCCGACGCCGATCACGGTCGACACCGTGACCGAGGCGTTGGCCGCTGACGGCGCACGCGCCTGGCAGATCGGCCTCATCGTCGACCCGCTGACGCACGCCCTCCGCGCTGAGAGCGTGTGA